One Microlunatus soli genomic window carries:
- a CDS encoding AAA family ATPase — MTGRVIVITGAMAAGKSTVAELLAERLPRSAHIRGDVFRRMVIGGRAEMTPEPSDEAVRQLSLRYDLAAATADNYAAADFDAIVQDVIIGRDLAPFVERINTRPRHLVVLSPSVTALQWREEQRAKAGYVHFSPGALDRVLQDETAKIGYWLDSSAQTPDETVTDILTNLDKAEV, encoded by the coding sequence ATGACGGGACGGGTGATCGTGATCACCGGCGCGATGGCGGCGGGGAAGTCCACCGTCGCCGAGCTCCTGGCCGAGCGGCTACCGCGCTCCGCTCACATCCGGGGCGACGTGTTCCGCCGGATGGTGATCGGTGGTCGCGCGGAGATGACCCCCGAACCGTCCGACGAGGCGGTCCGGCAACTGTCGCTGCGTTATGACCTGGCCGCGGCGACCGCCGACAACTACGCCGCCGCGGACTTCGACGCGATCGTGCAGGACGTGATCATCGGCCGCGACCTGGCGCCGTTCGTCGAACGGATCAACACCCGGCCACGACATCTGGTCGTGCTGTCGCCGAGCGTGACGGCACTGCAATGGCGGGAGGAACAACGGGCCAAGGCCGGCTACGTGCACTTCTCCCCCGGCGCGCTGGACCGGGTGCTGCAGGACGAGACGGCGAAGATCGGCTACTGGCTCGATTCCAGCGCGCAGACCCCGGACGAGACAGTGACCGACATCCTGACCAACCTCGACAAGGCCGAGGTCTGA
- a CDS encoding TOBE domain-containing protein yields the protein MPHFRISQAAELLGVSDDTVRRWIDSGRLTAVGENGPAKVDGAELAELAQQVASTPRGASPAVSSARNQFTGLVTNVVKDGVMAQVDLQCGPFRVVSLMSAEAAHDLALEPGALAVASVKATNVVVEVPQ from the coding sequence ATGCCGCATTTTCGGATCTCCCAGGCAGCGGAGCTGCTGGGCGTGAGCGATGACACCGTCCGTCGCTGGATCGACTCGGGCCGGCTGACCGCGGTCGGTGAGAACGGTCCGGCCAAGGTCGACGGAGCCGAGCTCGCCGAACTGGCCCAGCAGGTCGCCAGCACGCCGCGGGGTGCCTCGCCGGCGGTCTCCAGCGCCCGGAACCAGTTCACCGGCCTGGTCACCAACGTCGTCAAGGACGGCGTGATGGCCCAGGTCGACCTGCAGTGCGGACCGTTCCGGGTGGTGTCGTTGATGTCGGCAGAGGCAGCCCATGATCTTGCTCTGGAGCCGGGCGCACTGGCCGTTGCGTCGGTGAAGGCGACCAACGTCGTCGTCGAGGTGCCGCAGTGA
- the modA gene encoding molybdate ABC transporter substrate-binding protein encodes MRRRPAGPVAVLGALSVIALAGCGGQSGAADSPSPSTGSSSAEVTGKITVLAAASLTESFATIGKDFEKAHPGSTVTFSFGSSATLATQVNQGAPADVFASADERTMKSVSDAGRAVGEPTIFATNTLQIAVPPGNPGKITGLKDFADPKKRTALCAKEVPCGAAAQKVFQAADVTAKPASYEADVKAALQKVESDEVDAALVYRTDVRSAGDKVQGIGFDEADAVVNRYPITTVKESREQATASAFVDYVTGADGQQVLQQAGFGAPR; translated from the coding sequence GTGAGGCGCCGACCGGCCGGTCCCGTCGCCGTCCTCGGTGCGCTGAGTGTGATCGCCCTGGCCGGCTGCGGCGGCCAATCGGGTGCGGCGGACTCGCCGTCGCCATCGACGGGTTCCTCCTCGGCCGAAGTGACCGGCAAGATCACCGTGTTGGCCGCCGCGTCGCTGACCGAGTCCTTCGCCACGATCGGCAAGGACTTCGAGAAGGCCCATCCGGGCAGCACGGTCACCTTCTCGTTCGGATCCAGTGCCACCCTGGCCACCCAGGTCAACCAGGGCGCACCGGCCGATGTCTTCGCCTCCGCCGACGAACGCACCATGAAGTCGGTCAGCGACGCCGGTCGTGCCGTCGGTGAACCGACGATCTTCGCCACCAACACGTTGCAGATCGCGGTCCCGCCGGGCAACCCGGGCAAGATCACCGGGCTGAAGGACTTTGCCGACCCGAAGAAGCGGACCGCCCTGTGTGCCAAGGAGGTTCCGTGCGGCGCGGCCGCGCAGAAGGTCTTCCAGGCCGCCGACGTGACGGCGAAACCGGCCAGCTACGAGGCCGACGTCAAGGCCGCGCTGCAGAAGGTCGAGTCCGATGAGGTGGATGCTGCTCTGGTCTACCGGACCGATGTCAGGTCGGCCGGCGACAAGGTACAGGGGATCGGCTTCGACGAGGCCGACGCCGTGGTCAACCGCTATCCGATCACCACGGTGAAGGAGTCCCGGGAGCAGGCGACGGCGTCGGCGTTCGTCGACTACGTCACCGGAGCGGACGGCCAGCAGGTGTTGCAGCAGGCCGGTTTCGGCGCACCCCGATGA
- a CDS encoding ABC transporter permease has protein sequence MARSDRAIRADRPPIALLVPAMIGLAFLVLPLVGLLLRAPWTHGPALLRGSGAGQALGLSLITSTAATGCSLLVGVPLAWLLARPGGRYRSLLRAVITVPLVLPPVVGGVALFALLGRSGILGRPLYELTGFALPFTPYAVVLSQTFVALPYLVLAVEGALRAADRRYEDAAQTLGATPFRVFRRVTLPLIGPGIASGAVLAWARALGEFGATITFAGNFPGSTQTMPLAIYLALQTDTDTALLLSVLLLAVSVAVLALLRDRWVRTW, from the coding sequence ATGGCGCGGTCTGATCGCGCCATCCGGGCCGACCGGCCGCCGATCGCACTCCTGGTGCCGGCGATGATCGGGCTGGCGTTCCTGGTGCTGCCATTGGTCGGCCTGCTGTTGCGGGCGCCGTGGACGCACGGTCCGGCCCTGCTGCGGGGATCGGGCGCCGGCCAGGCACTCGGCCTGTCCTTGATCACCTCGACGGCGGCGACGGGTTGTTCGCTGCTGGTGGGTGTGCCGCTGGCCTGGCTGCTGGCTCGTCCGGGTGGTCGGTACCGGTCGCTGCTGCGGGCAGTGATCACCGTTCCGCTCGTGTTGCCACCGGTGGTCGGCGGGGTGGCGCTGTTCGCGCTGCTCGGCCGGTCCGGGATCCTCGGCCGGCCGCTGTACGAACTGACCGGCTTCGCGCTGCCGTTCACTCCGTACGCGGTGGTGTTGTCCCAGACGTTCGTCGCACTGCCCTATCTGGTGCTGGCGGTGGAGGGGGCACTGCGAGCCGCCGACCGGCGCTATGAGGACGCGGCGCAGACTCTCGGCGCAACCCCGTTCCGGGTGTTCCGGCGGGTCACGCTGCCGCTGATCGGGCCGGGTATCGCCTCCGGTGCGGTGCTGGCCTGGGCCCGGGCGCTCGGCGAGTTCGGCGCCACGATCACCTTCGCCGGCAACTTCCCGGGCAGCACCCAGACGATGCCGCTGGCGATCTATCTGGCGTTGCAGACCGACACCGACACGGCGTTGCTGCTGTCGGTGCTGCTGTTGGCCGTGTCGGTCGCCGTGCTCGCCCTGCTCCGCGATCGATGGGTCAGGACATGGTGA
- a CDS encoding ABC transporter ATP-binding protein, giving the protein MASAAVLDAAVTVRRGDFVLDLALQVAAGEVVALVGPNGAGKTTTLRTLAGLLRPDGGEVRLNGVVLDRAGASVPAYRRPVAVVFQDYLLFPHLSVLDNVAFGLRSAGVGRAAARRAAAEWLRRMDAADLAQQRPGQLSGGQAQRVALARALATEPDLLLLDEPLAALDARTRLTVRGELRRHLATFGGAAIVITHDPTDAAVLADRLVVIEDGRVVQQGSPSEVARRPRTDYVARLVGLNLLAGAGVGDHRVRLGDGTVITTAEPAIGAVYAAFRPSAIALWAERPAGSPRNVWEVEVVGLEPFGDSVRAELRRRPVDRQRAAREIVRQQTGEPDSGQNVIAEITAAAVADLDLIPGRRVWASLKASEIEVYPAD; this is encoded by the coding sequence ATGGCGAGCGCGGCCGTGCTGGACGCCGCAGTCACCGTCCGCCGGGGGGACTTCGTTCTCGATCTCGCCCTGCAGGTGGCCGCCGGCGAGGTGGTCGCCCTGGTCGGTCCGAACGGTGCCGGCAAGACCACGACGCTGCGGACGCTGGCCGGACTGCTCCGACCGGACGGCGGCGAGGTGCGGCTGAACGGGGTGGTGCTCGATCGCGCGGGTGCCTCCGTGCCGGCCTATCGACGGCCGGTCGCTGTCGTCTTCCAGGACTATCTGCTGTTCCCGCACCTGTCCGTGCTGGACAACGTCGCCTTCGGCCTGCGATCGGCCGGGGTCGGCCGAGCCGCCGCCCGCCGAGCCGCCGCGGAGTGGCTGCGACGGATGGATGCCGCCGACCTCGCGCAGCAGCGGCCCGGTCAGCTGTCCGGCGGGCAGGCCCAGCGGGTCGCGTTGGCCCGGGCACTGGCGACCGAACCCGACCTGCTGCTGCTGGACGAACCACTGGCCGCGTTGGACGCCCGAACCCGGCTGACCGTACGTGGCGAGTTGCGTCGGCACCTGGCGACCTTCGGCGGCGCCGCAATCGTGATCACCCACGACCCGACCGATGCCGCCGTGCTGGCCGATCGGCTGGTCGTGATCGAGGATGGCCGGGTCGTCCAGCAGGGCAGTCCGAGCGAGGTCGCCCGCCGACCGCGGACCGACTACGTCGCCCGGTTGGTCGGGCTCAACCTGTTGGCCGGCGCCGGAGTCGGCGATCATCGTGTCCGGCTCGGCGACGGCACCGTGATCACCACCGCCGAACCGGCGATCGGCGCGGTGTACGCAGCGTTCCGGCCGTCGGCGATCGCGTTGTGGGCCGAGCGGCCGGCCGGCAGTCCGCGGAACGTCTGGGAGGTCGAGGTGGTCGGGCTGGAGCCCTTCGGTGACAGCGTCCGTGCCGAACTCCGTCGGCGTCCGGTCGACCGGCAGCGAGCCGCGCGGGAGATTGTGCGGCAGCAGACGGGCGAGCCGGACAGCGGCCAGAACGTGATCGCCGAGATCACCGCCGCCGCGGTCGCCGACCTCGACCTGATCCCCGGTCGCCGGGTCTGGGCGAGTCTGAAGGCGTCCGAGATCGAGGTCTATCCCGCGGACTGA
- a CDS encoding LCP family protein — translation MTSSPRHATDDDGTRTPGRRLGRRGLLIGGLVLVPVAAFGGYQAWSVADGLNGLQRGLDLPTGTGSAGSTAPTTADPAAGSAVDVMLLGSDSRDPDAEDGRSDTIMLLHLAADRKNAYLISFPRDLWVTVPGRGKAKINSAYADGGSNLMAKTLNELTGIGIDHAAVIDFSGFADLTEAVGGVTVNNSRAFDSHGYHYSKGSITIAGKEALWFVRERHALPDGDFDRAANQRKVVKALAAKIAGPSTLANPGKLSDVIGTVSKYVTVDGGLDNTTLLGLAGSMKSAAGSLVTLQAPVSGTGMMDGQSVDLIDSARMKKLAAALQQDTLDDYVATQRSD, via the coding sequence ATGACTTCTTCGCCGCGCCATGCAACCGATGACGACGGGACCCGGACCCCCGGCCGCCGGCTCGGTCGGCGTGGCCTGCTGATCGGCGGCCTGGTGTTGGTCCCGGTCGCCGCCTTCGGCGGCTACCAGGCCTGGTCGGTCGCCGACGGTCTGAACGGTCTGCAGCGCGGGCTGGACCTGCCGACCGGCACCGGTTCGGCCGGCAGCACCGCGCCGACGACCGCCGATCCCGCTGCCGGCAGCGCGGTCGATGTGATGCTGCTCGGTTCGGACAGCCGGGACCCCGACGCCGAGGACGGCCGCAGCGACACCATCATGCTGTTGCACCTGGCGGCCGACCGGAAGAACGCCTACCTGATCTCGTTCCCGCGGGATCTCTGGGTGACCGTACCCGGACGCGGCAAGGCCAAGATCAATTCGGCCTACGCCGACGGCGGCAGCAACCTGATGGCCAAGACGTTGAACGAGCTGACCGGCATCGGGATCGACCATGCGGCAGTGATCGACTTCTCCGGATTCGCCGACCTGACCGAGGCCGTCGGCGGCGTCACCGTCAACAACTCCCGGGCCTTCGACAGCCACGGCTACCACTACTCGAAGGGCAGTATCACGATCGCGGGCAAGGAAGCGTTGTGGTTCGTCCGCGAGCGGCACGCGCTGCCGGACGGCGACTTCGACCGGGCGGCCAACCAGCGCAAGGTGGTCAAGGCACTGGCGGCCAAGATCGCCGGCCCGTCGACCCTGGCGAACCCGGGCAAGCTGTCCGACGTGATCGGCACCGTGTCCAAGTACGTGACCGTCGACGGCGGGCTGGACAACACGACGCTGCTCGGCCTGGCGGGTTCGATGAAGAGTGCGGCCGGTTCGCTGGTCACCCTGCAGGCCCCGGTGTCCGGGACCGGGATGATGGACGGGCAGTCGGTCGATCTGATCGACAGCGCACGGATGAAGAAGCTGGCCGCGGCCCTGCAACAGGACACCCTCGACGACTACGTCGCCACCCAGAGGTCCGACTGA
- a CDS encoding MOSC domain-containing protein, producing the protein MPEVQPVVASVNIASAMPNPYKQTRQTGIGKMPVDGRVEVRAPGPKHGGLGSGLVGDFIGDTANHGGDEQAVYSFTREDLDAWERRLGRDLPSGFFGENLTTVGIDVNQARIGERWQIGEPADGVELEVTCPRIPCSTFRGWVGEKGWLKTFTEVARPGAYLRVVRAGTVGAGDPITISRPRDHDVTISKVYRATTTERHLLPELLAAGDDLSDELRQIIADRGGFDLF; encoded by the coding sequence GTGCCAGAAGTGCAGCCCGTGGTGGCGTCGGTCAACATCGCTTCCGCGATGCCCAACCCGTACAAGCAGACCCGGCAGACCGGGATCGGCAAGATGCCGGTCGACGGCCGGGTCGAAGTCCGGGCTCCCGGCCCCAAGCACGGAGGCCTGGGCAGCGGTCTGGTCGGCGACTTCATCGGCGACACGGCCAACCACGGCGGCGACGAGCAGGCCGTCTACTCCTTCACCCGCGAGGATCTGGATGCCTGGGAACGGCGCCTGGGTCGCGATCTCCCGTCCGGCTTCTTCGGTGAGAATCTGACCACCGTCGGGATCGACGTCAACCAGGCACGGATCGGCGAACGCTGGCAGATCGGCGAGCCCGCCGACGGCGTCGAGTTGGAGGTGACGTGCCCGCGAATCCCGTGCTCGACCTTCCGCGGTTGGGTGGGGGAGAAGGGCTGGCTGAAGACCTTCACCGAGGTCGCCCGGCCGGGTGCCTATCTCCGGGTCGTGCGGGCCGGGACCGTCGGCGCCGGCGACCCGATCACGATCTCGCGACCGCGTGATCATGACGTCACGATCTCCAAGGTCTACCGGGCCACCACCACCGAACGCCACCTGCTGCCGGAGTTGCTCGCGGCCGGCGACGACCTGTCCGACGAACTGCGACAGATCATCGCCGACCGCGGCGGATTCGACCTCTTCTGA
- a CDS encoding glycoside hydrolase family 76 protein, whose protein sequence is MKNRLIGRCVTVLAAGAAAVATLVASTGIASASGYQPRAAARDGVNALTGLYNRDTGLWNSTGWWNSANALTATIDYALATGDHRNNWVIDNTYKLNLDAQDGNFTNEYIDDTGWWALAWIRAYDLTGKKKYLETAAIDVDYMWSTHSDVCGGGVLWNRNKTYKNAVTNELMIKAAASLHNRLDGDQKYLAMATENWDWLMNSGMINSENMINDGLTDDCQNNGQTTWTYNQGIILGAAVELAEATGDDSYLTRAAELADASTKAPAIIKDGVLTEPCEADGGDCGADGPSFKGAYVRGLGELNAALDGRPYQDFLQTQAATAYAKDRTASDLYGVHWAGPISPITAATQHSAVEALIAPLWHAR, encoded by the coding sequence ATGAAGAACCGCTTGATCGGCCGGTGCGTCACCGTACTGGCTGCCGGTGCCGCCGCGGTGGCGACGCTCGTCGCCAGCACCGGCATCGCCTCGGCGTCGGGCTATCAGCCGAGAGCTGCCGCCCGCGATGGAGTCAACGCACTGACCGGCCTCTACAACCGCGACACCGGACTGTGGAACAGCACCGGCTGGTGGAACTCGGCCAACGCCCTGACCGCGACCATCGACTACGCGCTGGCCACCGGTGATCATCGCAACAACTGGGTGATCGACAACACCTACAAGCTCAACTTGGATGCCCAGGACGGCAACTTCACCAACGAGTACATCGACGACACCGGCTGGTGGGCGTTGGCCTGGATCCGTGCCTACGACCTGACGGGCAAGAAGAAGTATCTGGAGACGGCGGCCATCGACGTCGACTACATGTGGTCCACCCACTCCGACGTCTGTGGCGGCGGCGTGCTGTGGAATCGCAACAAGACCTACAAGAACGCGGTCACCAACGAGTTGATGATCAAGGCCGCCGCCAGCCTGCACAACCGGCTGGACGGTGATCAGAAGTATCTGGCGATGGCCACCGAGAACTGGGACTGGCTGATGAACTCGGGCATGATCAATTCCGAGAACATGATCAACGACGGGCTGACCGACGACTGCCAGAACAACGGCCAGACCACCTGGACCTACAACCAGGGCATCATTCTCGGTGCCGCGGTCGAATTGGCCGAGGCAACCGGTGACGACAGCTATCTGACCAGGGCCGCCGAGCTCGCCGACGCCTCGACCAAGGCTCCGGCGATCATCAAGGACGGGGTTCTGACCGAGCCGTGTGAGGCCGACGGCGGCGACTGCGGTGCCGACGGCCCCAGCTTCAAGGGTGCCTACGTCCGCGGCCTCGGCGAGCTCAATGCCGCACTCGACGGCCGGCCGTACCAGGATTTCCTGCAGACCCAGGCAGCGACCGCCTACGCCAAGGACCGGACCGCATCGGATCTGTACGGCGTGCACTGGGCCGGCCCGATCTCACCGATCACCGCCGCCACCCAGCACAGCGCCGTGGAAGCTCTGATCGCCCCCCTCTGGCACGCCCGCTGA
- a CDS encoding SulP family inorganic anion transporter, with protein sequence MKASTQPHPSIPLQQRLRDLRYDVPASLVVFLVAVPLSLGIAVASGAPVVAGLIAAVLGGIVVGFLGGAPLQVSGPAAGLTVIVAELIDTFGWGVTCLITVAAGLLQILFGVSRLARVALAISPAVVHGMLAGVGLTIVASQLHVVLGGSAGSSFVDNLSDLPTQIAGLHGEATLLGLGVIALLIIWPRLPRRVRAIPGPLIAIGAATAIAVFTGSDAPRVELPGSILSSLSLPVLPDGRWSAFAVGVITIALVASVETLASAVATDGMHTGRRANLDRELIGQGTANTISGAIGGLPITGVIVRSTTNINAGARTRTSAILHGVWVLVFSALLFSVIELVPLAALAGLLVHVGAKLINLGHLRRLRRHGELLVYLVTVAAVVVLNLLEGVLIGLTLTAAITLYRVMISSVRAEQVDASTWRLPVHGRLSFLSIPRLAHELGRVPAGSDVVIELVTDYLDHAAYEHLHGWIDRHRAAGGSVHVDEIGSAGLDSTLRGGGDLRSQLRRREASARSTPLPRWFTPWSFWQRLERPAEPTALDPLPPDRHADESLAVVLNGFREYQLRSKELVRPHLAGLAMGQRPRAMWITCGDSRVVPNVLTSSGPGDLFTVRNIGNLIPPPHSEADTSVASAIEFAVGRLEVPVLVVCGHSGCGAMQAVHEQAIDDGPLHSWLHPAASTRARWQAGDPIARRAAADGYSEVDQLAMINVDQGLRTLRSYDLVADAVATGRLHLVGLFFDIGSGDLLLLDDPAAGFESVGSHPTQPMRVAPDASAG encoded by the coding sequence GTGAAGGCCTCCACACAACCCCATCCCTCCATCCCCCTGCAGCAACGACTACGCGACCTGCGGTACGACGTACCGGCCTCGCTGGTCGTCTTCCTGGTCGCGGTGCCGCTCTCCCTCGGCATTGCGGTCGCCTCGGGAGCACCGGTGGTCGCCGGCCTGATCGCCGCCGTGCTCGGCGGCATCGTGGTCGGCTTCCTCGGCGGCGCACCGCTCCAGGTGTCGGGTCCCGCCGCCGGGCTGACAGTGATCGTGGCCGAACTGATCGACACCTTCGGCTGGGGCGTGACGTGTCTGATCACGGTCGCGGCCGGGCTGCTGCAGATCCTGTTCGGCGTCTCCCGCCTGGCCAGGGTCGCCCTGGCGATCTCACCGGCAGTGGTGCACGGCATGCTGGCCGGTGTCGGGCTCACCATCGTGGCCAGTCAACTGCACGTCGTTCTCGGTGGTTCGGCCGGCAGCAGCTTCGTCGACAACCTGTCGGACCTGCCGACACAGATCGCCGGTTTGCACGGCGAGGCGACCCTGCTCGGTCTCGGCGTGATCGCGTTGTTGATCATCTGGCCACGGCTGCCGCGTCGGGTCCGGGCGATACCGGGACCGTTGATCGCGATCGGTGCCGCGACGGCGATCGCGGTGTTCACCGGATCCGACGCTCCCCGCGTGGAACTGCCCGGATCGATCCTCAGTTCCCTCAGCCTGCCGGTCCTGCCCGACGGCCGGTGGAGCGCGTTCGCCGTCGGCGTGATCACCATCGCCCTGGTCGCCAGTGTGGAGACCCTGGCCTCGGCCGTCGCAACCGATGGGATGCACACCGGCCGGCGCGCCAATCTGGATCGCGAGTTGATCGGCCAGGGCACCGCGAACACGATCTCCGGCGCGATCGGCGGACTGCCGATCACCGGTGTGATCGTGCGCAGCACAACGAACATCAACGCCGGCGCCCGGACCAGGACCTCGGCGATCCTGCACGGCGTCTGGGTGCTGGTGTTCTCGGCGCTGCTGTTCTCGGTGATCGAACTCGTCCCGTTGGCGGCTCTGGCCGGACTGCTGGTGCATGTCGGCGCCAAGCTGATCAACCTCGGTCATCTGCGCCGACTCCGACGACACGGCGAGTTGCTGGTCTATCTGGTCACCGTCGCCGCGGTGGTCGTCCTCAATCTCCTGGAGGGCGTCCTGATCGGGTTGACGCTGACGGCTGCCATCACCCTCTACCGGGTGATGATCAGTTCGGTCCGCGCCGAGCAGGTCGACGCGAGCACCTGGCGACTGCCGGTGCACGGCCGGCTGTCGTTCCTGTCCATTCCCCGGCTCGCCCATGAGCTGGGCCGGGTCCCGGCCGGTTCCGATGTGGTGATCGAACTGGTCACCGACTATCTCGATCATGCTGCCTACGAACATCTGCACGGCTGGATCGATCGACACCGGGCCGCCGGCGGCAGCGTGCACGTGGACGAGATCGGCTCGGCCGGGCTGGACTCCACGCTCCGCGGCGGAGGCGATCTCCGGAGCCAGTTGCGACGACGCGAGGCCTCGGCTCGCAGCACGCCGTTGCCACGGTGGTTCACGCCCTGGTCGTTCTGGCAGCGGCTGGAGCGTCCGGCCGAACCGACCGCCCTGGACCCGCTGCCGCCGGACCGGCATGCCGACGAGTCACTCGCCGTCGTTCTGAACGGGTTCCGTGAGTATCAGCTGCGGTCCAAGGAGCTGGTCCGTCCACACCTTGCCGGACTCGCGATGGGTCAGCGGCCGCGTGCGATGTGGATCACCTGCGGCGACAGCAGGGTGGTGCCGAACGTGCTCACCTCCAGCGGTCCGGGTGATCTGTTCACGGTCCGCAATATCGGCAACCTGATCCCGCCGCCACACTCCGAAGCCGACACGTCGGTGGCCTCGGCGATCGAGTTCGCCGTCGGACGGCTCGAGGTGCCGGTGCTGGTGGTCTGCGGACATTCGGGCTGCGGGGCGATGCAGGCCGTCCACGAGCAGGCGATCGATGACGGCCCGCTGCATTCCTGGCTGCACCCGGCGGCGTCGACCCGGGCGCGCTGGCAGGCCGGCGACCCGATCGCCCGCCGGGCGGCGGCGGACGGCTACAGCGAGGTCGATCAGCTGGCGATGATCAACGTCGACCAAGGGCTGCGTACGCTGCGCAGCTACGATCTGGTCGCCGACGCGGTGGCCACCGGCCGGCTGCATCTGGTCGGGCTGTTCTTCGACATCGGCAGCGGTGATCTGCTCCTGTTGGACGACCCGGCGGCGGGGTTCGAGTCGGTTGGCAGTCACCCGACGCAGCCGATGCGGGTAGCGCCGGACGCGTCAGCTGGCTGA
- a CDS encoding aldo/keto reductase, which produces MTEQTQTKLDAKASGTFEIKDLGAVHRLGFGAMRITGPGIWGEPADREVARQVVRRAVELGTDFIDTADAYGPNVSEEIIAEAIHPYGEVKIATKIGHTRQGPNQWTPVGRPEYLRQQVELILRRLKIDKIDLLQLHRIDPEVPAETQFEALAAFQSEGKVGALGLSEVSVDELKKAAEFFTVATVQNRYNLTDRKSEDVLDYSTEQGIGFIPWAPISSGKLAEPGGPVAEVAERLGATSSQVALAWLLRRSPVMLPIPGTGSVAHLEENIGAASLQLDDEAYESIAAAVA; this is translated from the coding sequence GTGACCGAACAGACGCAGACCAAGCTGGACGCCAAAGCCAGCGGAACCTTTGAGATCAAGGACCTCGGTGCGGTCCACCGGCTCGGATTCGGAGCGATGCGGATCACCGGCCCGGGCATCTGGGGCGAGCCGGCCGATCGCGAGGTCGCTCGCCAGGTCGTCCGGCGGGCCGTCGAGCTCGGCACCGACTTCATCGACACCGCCGACGCGTACGGGCCGAATGTCAGCGAGGAGATCATTGCCGAGGCGATCCATCCGTACGGTGAGGTCAAGATCGCGACCAAGATCGGACACACCCGACAGGGCCCGAACCAGTGGACCCCCGTCGGGCGACCGGAATACCTGCGGCAGCAGGTCGAACTGATCCTGCGCCGGCTGAAGATCGACAAGATCGATCTGCTTCAGCTGCACCGGATCGATCCCGAGGTGCCGGCCGAGACCCAGTTCGAGGCTCTCGCGGCCTTCCAGTCCGAGGGCAAGGTCGGTGCGCTCGGGCTCTCCGAGGTCAGCGTCGACGAGCTGAAGAAGGCCGCGGAGTTCTTCACCGTCGCCACAGTGCAGAACCGCTACAACCTGACCGACCGCAAGTCCGAGGACGTGCTGGACTACAGCACCGAACAGGGCATCGGCTTCATTCCGTGGGCGCCGATCTCGTCGGGCAAGCTCGCCGAACCGGGTGGTCCGGTGGCCGAGGTCGCCGAGCGGCTCGGCGCAACCTCCTCCCAGGTCGCCCTGGCCTGGCTGCTCCGCCGCTCCCCGGTGATGCTGCCGATCCCCGGCACCGGCTCGGTGGCCCATCTGGAGGAGAACATCGGCGCCGCATCGCTCCAGCTGGACGACGAGGCGTACGAGTCCATCGCCGCCGCCGTCGCCTGA